One genomic segment of Misgurnus anguillicaudatus chromosome 23, ASM2758022v2, whole genome shotgun sequence includes these proteins:
- the LOC141359605 gene encoding uncharacterized protein — protein sequence MLDLHNSKSMDFNSAFVSLILLINIQGFLTSTHSLQVKCEYENICAVRETNVTLKCFYSNINIKTGFWFSQKQKTNWRNKDEPEDLTLDSDYSGRVKQGIAKSISYLTISDLRERDSGEYQLMFIMKDGVKHLSSVTVNLTVTVLQVKIHQNKLTCNSSCTLTPKPQHIYWRENGRYIAGRESKPFSLSSAAYSCFISPYFKISSDPLCLSNSVCWGVTYTSTRVCALVGSTVDIHSSYSHPTGDTVEETYWHLTNKNVLDLRDVDQFAGRVEYMGNTLRIKDVKMRDSGEYRFRIITNENSYFGSPGVILTVTDTQVISSPVTVSEREKVLLSCSAKCTLDNNITYSWYKNGHPVTDGVKLYNKLYLDSINSEEIEEYSCAVGGNT from the exons ATGTTAGATTTGCACAATAGTAAAAGTATGGACTTTAACTCTGCATTCGTATCACTGATCCTACTGATAAACATTCAAG GCTTTCTAACATCAACACACAGCCTACAAGTTAAGTGTGAATATGAAAACATTTGTGCAGTGAGAGAGACCAATGTGACACTGAAGTGTTTTtactcaaacatcaacatcaaaactggattctggttcagtcagaaacagaaaacaaactggagaaacaaagatgaacctgaagatttaactttagattcagattactcaggacgaGTGAAACAGGGGATTGCAAAGAGCATTTCGTATCTCACAATATCagatctgagagagagagacagtggagaatatcagctcatgttcattatgaaggatggagttaaacatctcagctcagtcacagtcaatctaacagtaacag tCCTGCAGGTGAAGATACACCAGAACAAACTTACCTGTAATAGCTCCTGCACTTTAACCCCAAAACCTCAACATATCTACTGGAGAGAAAATGGACGATATATAGCAGGAAGGGAATCTAAACCGTTTTCTTTGTCATCTGCTGCCTACTCCTGTTTTATTAGTCCATACTTTAAAATCTCTTCTGATCCTTTGT gtctttctaacagtgtctgttggggtgtgacttacacctctacaagagtttgtgctttagtgggatcaacagtagatattcactcttcatactcacatcccactggaGATACAGTAGAGGAAACATACTGgcatttaacaaacaaaaatgttttggatCTGCGTGATGTTGATCAGTTTGCTGGTCGTGTGGAGTATATGGGCAACACACTGAGAATCAAAGATGTTAAGATGAGGGACTCTGGTGAATATCGATTCAGGATCATCACTAATGAAAACTCTTACTTTGGTTCACCTGGAGTCATTCTTACTGTTACAG atacaCAGGTGATAAGCAGTCCAGTCACTgtgtcagagagagagaaagtattATTGAGTTGTTCAGCAAAATGCACTCTGGATAACAACATTACATACTCGTGGTACAAGAACGGGCATCCGGTAACAGATGGAGTCAAACTATATAACAAACTGTACCTGGACTCAATCAACAGTGAGGAGATAGAAGAGTATTCATGTGCTGTAGGAGGTAACACATga